The Salvelinus namaycush isolate Seneca chromosome 1, SaNama_1.0, whole genome shotgun sequence genome has a window encoding:
- the LOC120057096 gene encoding membrane progestin receptor gamma-B-like produces MLSLIKLPRVFTINQVPKVFHEDSIISGYRHPRSSATDCILSLFQLTNETLNIWTHFLPTWYFLWKLLTVVLMRDVWRDSFTWPLLVFLMSCCVYPLASSCAHTFSTMSTRARHICFFFDYGALSLYSLGSAITYSAYVIPDKWVNSLFHQYYIPIAVVNTVICTALACYSRFSECKSPKFGKFLRILAFALPYLFDNIPLFYRLFLCVGEGCTDNDTNALHHTHIALAFLTAFLFATHLPERLAPGSFDYIGHSHQLFHVFGIIGTHFQMEAIEQDMVTRRPWLLTYSLPITFTNTLGAALLSVTLSLGIIFLFSLPLLWSATRGEHTEKTQSHPIAKGCQYH; encoded by the exons ATGCTCAGCCTTATTAAACTGCCCAGAGTCTTCACCATCAACCAAGTACCAAAA GTGTTCCATGAGGACAGCATCATCTCAGGCTACCGACACCCTCGCAGCTCAGCCACTGACTGCATCCTCAGCCTCTTCCAGCTGACCAATGAAACGCTCAATATCTGGACACACTTCCTGCCCACATG GTACTTCTTATGGAAGCTGCTGACGGTGGTCCTGATGCGGGACGTGTGGCGCGACTCGTTCACATGGCCCCTCCTGGTGTTCCTGATGTCGTGCTGTGTGTACCCGCTGGCCTCTAGCTGTGCCCACACCTTTAGCACCATGTCAACGCGAGCACGACACATCTGCTTCTTCTTCGACTACggagctctgagtctctacaGCCTGG GCTCTGCCATAACATATTCTGCCTACGTGATTCCTGATAAGTGGGTGAACAGTTTGTTCCACCAGTACTATATCCCCATCGCTGTGGTAAACACTGTCATCTGTACCGCCTTAGCCTGCTACTCCAG ATTCTCAGAGTGTAAGAGCCCAAAGTTTGGCAAATTTCTCCGCATTCTAGCTTTCGCGTTACCCTACCTGTTTGACAACATTCCTCTCTTCTACAGG CTCTTCCTCTGTGTGGGTGAGGGTTGCACTGACAACGATACCAACGCTCTCCACCACACCCACATCGCCCTGGCCTTCCTGACCGCATTCCTCTTCGCCACACACCTACCAGAGCGCCTGGCCCCCGGCAGCTTCGACTACATAG GTCACAGCCACCAACTGTTCCACGTATTCGGCATAATCGGCACTCATTTCCAGATGGAGGCCATTGAGCAGGACATGGTGACGCGACGGCCGTGGCTCCTCACGTACTCTCTGCCCATCACCTTCACCAACACACTGGGGGCGGCACTGCTGAGTGTAACCCTCAGCCTTGGCATCATCTTCCTCTTTAGTCTGCCTCTGCTCTGGTCAGCCACCCGGGGAGAACACACTGAGAAGACACAATCACATCCAATAGCCAAGGGCTGCCAGTACCACTAG